AGACGAGGCTCATTTACAATGGCTCTTGCAATGGCAACACGCTGTTGCTGACCGCCGCTTAAAGAGTCAGGCAGACGATTTTCGTATCCCTCAAGATTTACCAGCTTTAAAGCGTATTTTACTTTATCCTTAATGTAAGTGGCGCTTTTGCCGGAAATTTTCAGCCCAAAGGCAATATTTTCTTCAATGTTCATGTGGGAGAAAAGCGCATATTTTTGAAAAACCGTATTGAGATTTCTCTTGTTGGGAGGAAGATTGGTAATATCCTTCCCGTCAAAAATAACCTGACCGCTGTCAGGAGCTTCAAATCCTCCTAAAATACGAAGAGTTGTTGTTTTTCCGCAGCCGCTTGGACCTAAAAGTGTGAGAAACTCATTTTCTTTTATAGAGAGATTTAAGTTATCTAAAATTAACTGGTCGCCAAAGCTTTTGGTTATATCGGTTAAAGTGACTAAATTGTGACTCATTCTGCTCCTCCTTTGTAAAAACCATATTTTAAGTCATAAAAATCCATTTTAAAAATTATTATACTAGAGGAAAAATACATGTCAATATGTAAAAACTTCAAAGTTACATTGTATAAAAAAAAACTTTGTGGTAGAATATTTTTGATATCTTTAAAAGATATGATTCGTTATGTGGTGAAACTAATAAAAACAGGAGGGTATTGCATAGATGAAAGAAAAGTATGTAGCATATGTCGGAACCTATACCCATGGAAGCAGTATTGGAATTCATTTGTATGATGTAAATGTGGAGGAAGGAACACTTTCAGAAAGAAAAGTAGTGCCTGTCAATAATTCTTCCCATTTGGCGAAGTCTTTAAACGGTAAATATCTTTATTCTATCGCAGATGAAGGAGTAGCTGTATTTGCCATTGAAGCAGACGGAGATTTAACGTTTATTAACAAAGTAGATATTGACGGAATGAGAGGCTGTCATCTGTCAACAGACGAAGAAGGTAAATATCTTTTTGTGGCAGGTTATCATGATGGAAAGGTAACCGTGGTACATACACATCGTGACGGAAGGTTGGGAAGTGTAGTGACCGGTGTATTCCATAAGGGATTGGGAAGCGTAGGAGAGAGAAATTTCCGCCCTCATGTAAGCTGTGTGCGCCCGACACCGGATAATAAATATCTGTGTGCTGTGGACAACGGCATTGACCAGATTAAAATTTACAGAGTAAACAGAAGAACAAAACGTCTGGAATTAGTGGATATTTTAAGATGCCACAGAGAGTCCGGACCGAAAAAAATGAAATTCAGCAAAGACGGAAAATTTGCATATTTGATTTACGAGCTGAATAATACCATTCAGGTATATCGCTACGACGGCAGCGGTAAAAATCCTGTTTTTGAACTGTTGCA
The DNA window shown above is from Blautia hansenii DSM 20583 and carries:
- a CDS encoding lactonase family protein is translated as MKEKYVAYVGTYTHGSSIGIHLYDVNVEEGTLSERKVVPVNNSSHLAKSLNGKYLYSIADEGVAVFAIEADGDLTFINKVDIDGMRGCHLSTDEEGKYLFVAGYHDGKVTVVHTHRDGRLGSVVTGVFHKGLGSVGERNFRPHVSCVRPTPDNKYLCAVDNGIDQIKIYRVNRRTKRLELVDILRCHRESGPKKMKFSKDGKFAYLIYELNNTIQVYRYDGSGKNPVFELLQTESTLASHDDETHDATSGLCMSPDDKYVFCSTAGEDTVAMYKRDEQTGLLEKQCILPISGNYPKDLAVFPDGKHLAVVNHESNSITTFAIDYEKKLLTMKGKPMKVETPNSIIFSKCQE